In a single window of the Eleginops maclovinus isolate JMC-PN-2008 ecotype Puerto Natales chromosome 6, JC_Emac_rtc_rv5, whole genome shotgun sequence genome:
- the LOC134865500 gene encoding muscleblind-like protein 1 isoform X10, whose product MAMSMAHIRDTKWLTLEVCREFQRGTCSRSDQECKFAHPAKSCQVDNGRVIACFDSLKGRCSRENCKYLHPPAHLKTQLEINGRNNLIQQKNMAMLAQQMHLANAMMPGTQLSPMVRGYTRMNTPQLLPTPMFSMSPGMATNASAAAAFNPYLSPMSPGLMPQEIMPSAQVLMASSPNVSQVPNAAAAAAQKLLRTDRLEVCREYQRGNCSRGETDCRFAHPADSTMIDTNDNTVTVCMDYIKGRCSREKCKYFHPPAHLQAKIKAAQHQVNQATAAAAMTQSAVKSLKRPLDATFDLGIAPSVMAPMPKRAALEKANGATAMFNTSMLQYQQALASMQYQQQAAFLPSGSILCMAPTASVGLFLIKVDYKRIHAIDSNNICRSSE is encoded by the exons ATGGCCATGAGCATGGCACACATCCGTGACACGAAGTGGCTGACCCTTGAGGTTTGTAGGGAGTTCCAGAGGGGCACATGCTCGCGTTCGGACCAGGAGTGCAAGTTCGCTCATCCCGCCAAGAGCTGTCAGGTGGACAATGGACGGGTCATCGCTTGCTTCGACTCACTCAAG GGCCGTTGTTCCAGGGAAAACTGCAAGTACCTGCACCCTCCAGCCCACTTAAAGACCCAGCTGGAGATCAATGGCAGAAACAACTTGATCCAGCAGAAGAACATGGCTATGCTCGCCCAACAGATGCATCTCGCCAACGCTATGATGCCTGGCACGCAGCTATCACCTATGGTGAGAGGATACACACGTATGAACACACCACAGCTACTGCCCACG CCAATGTTCTCGATGTCGCCGGGCATGGCCACCAATGccagtgcagcagcagccttTAATCCCTACCTGAGCCCTATGTCACCAGGTCTGATGCCCCAAGAGATAATGCCCAGCGCCCAAGTCCTCATGGCCTCCAGTCCCAACGTCAGCCAAGTCCCCAACGCTGCAGCCGCTGCAGCCCAGAAGCTGCTGAGAACAGATAGACttgag GTGTGTCGCGAATATCAGAGGGGCAACTGCTCTCGCGGGGAGACCGACTGTCGCTTCGCCCACCCCGCAGACAGCACCATGATCGACACCAACGACAACACCGTCACCGTGTGCATGGACTACATCAAGGGTCGGTGCTCTCGGGAAAAGTGCAAGTACTTTCACCCGCCGGCTCATCTGCAGGCCAAAATAAAGGCTGCCCAGCACCAGGTGAACCAGGCCACAGCCGCCGCGGCCATG ACTCAGTCGGCTGTCAAATCACTGAAGCGACCCCTCGACGCAACCTTTGACCTG GGCATCGCTCCTAGTGTCATGGCTCCCATGCCCAAGCGGGCAGCCCTGGAGAAGGCCAACGGGGCCACTGCCATGTTTAACACCAGCATGCTCCAGTACCAACAGGCCCTGGCCAGCATGCAGTATCAGCAGCAGGCTGCTTTCCTCCCATCAG GCTCAATATTGTGCATGGCACCTACAGCCAGCGTTG GACTCTTCCTTATCAAAGTTGACTACAAACGAATACATGCAATTG ATTCCAATAATATCTGCAGATCATCTGAGTAG
- the LOC134865500 gene encoding muscleblind-like protein 1 isoform X11 has translation MAMSMAHIRDTKWLTLEVCREFQRGTCSRSDQECKFAHPAKSCQVDNGRVIACFDSLKGRCSRENCKYLHPPAHLKTQLEINGRNNLIQQKNMAMLAQQMHLANAMMPGTQLSPMVRGYTRMNTPQLLPTPMFSMSPGMATNASAAAAFNPYLSPMSPGLMPQEIMPSAQVLMASSPNVSQVPNAAAAAAQKLLRTDRLEVCREYQRGNCSRGETDCRFAHPADSTMIDTNDNTVTVCMDYIKGRCSREKCKYFHPPAHLQAKIKAAQHQVNQATAAAAMTQSAVKSLKRPLDATFDLGIAPSVMAPMPKRAALEKANGATAMFNTSMLQYQQALASMQYQQQAAFLPSGSILCMAPTASVVDYKRIHAIDSNNICRSSE, from the exons ATGGCCATGAGCATGGCACACATCCGTGACACGAAGTGGCTGACCCTTGAGGTTTGTAGGGAGTTCCAGAGGGGCACATGCTCGCGTTCGGACCAGGAGTGCAAGTTCGCTCATCCCGCCAAGAGCTGTCAGGTGGACAATGGACGGGTCATCGCTTGCTTCGACTCACTCAAG GGCCGTTGTTCCAGGGAAAACTGCAAGTACCTGCACCCTCCAGCCCACTTAAAGACCCAGCTGGAGATCAATGGCAGAAACAACTTGATCCAGCAGAAGAACATGGCTATGCTCGCCCAACAGATGCATCTCGCCAACGCTATGATGCCTGGCACGCAGCTATCACCTATGGTGAGAGGATACACACGTATGAACACACCACAGCTACTGCCCACG CCAATGTTCTCGATGTCGCCGGGCATGGCCACCAATGccagtgcagcagcagccttTAATCCCTACCTGAGCCCTATGTCACCAGGTCTGATGCCCCAAGAGATAATGCCCAGCGCCCAAGTCCTCATGGCCTCCAGTCCCAACGTCAGCCAAGTCCCCAACGCTGCAGCCGCTGCAGCCCAGAAGCTGCTGAGAACAGATAGACttgag GTGTGTCGCGAATATCAGAGGGGCAACTGCTCTCGCGGGGAGACCGACTGTCGCTTCGCCCACCCCGCAGACAGCACCATGATCGACACCAACGACAACACCGTCACCGTGTGCATGGACTACATCAAGGGTCGGTGCTCTCGGGAAAAGTGCAAGTACTTTCACCCGCCGGCTCATCTGCAGGCCAAAATAAAGGCTGCCCAGCACCAGGTGAACCAGGCCACAGCCGCCGCGGCCATG ACTCAGTCGGCTGTCAAATCACTGAAGCGACCCCTCGACGCAACCTTTGACCTG GGCATCGCTCCTAGTGTCATGGCTCCCATGCCCAAGCGGGCAGCCCTGGAGAAGGCCAACGGGGCCACTGCCATGTTTAACACCAGCATGCTCCAGTACCAACAGGCCCTGGCCAGCATGCAGTATCAGCAGCAGGCTGCTTTCCTCCCATCAG GCTCAATATTGTGCATGGCACCTACAGCCAGCGTTG TTGACTACAAACGAATACATGCAATTG ATTCCAATAATATCTGCAGATCATCTGAGTAG
- the LOC134865500 gene encoding muscleblind-like protein 1 isoform X15 has protein sequence MAMSMAHIRDTKWLTLEVCREFQRGTCSRSDQECKFAHPAKSCQVDNGRVIACFDSLKGRCSRENCKYLHPPAHLKTQLEINGRNNLIQQKNMAMLAQQMHLANAMMPGTQLSPMVRGYTRMNTPQLLPTPMFSMSPGMATNASAAAAFNPYLSPMSPGLMPQEIMPSAQVLMASSPNVSQVPNAAAAAAQKLLRTDRLEVCREYQRGNCSRGETDCRFAHPADSTMIDTNDNTVTVCMDYIKGRCSREKCKYFHPPAHLQAKIKAAQHQVNQATAAAAMGIAPSVMAPMPKRAALEKANGATAMFNTSMLQYQQALASMQYQQQAAFLPSGLFLIKVDYKRIHAIDSNNICRSSE, from the exons ATGGCCATGAGCATGGCACACATCCGTGACACGAAGTGGCTGACCCTTGAGGTTTGTAGGGAGTTCCAGAGGGGCACATGCTCGCGTTCGGACCAGGAGTGCAAGTTCGCTCATCCCGCCAAGAGCTGTCAGGTGGACAATGGACGGGTCATCGCTTGCTTCGACTCACTCAAG GGCCGTTGTTCCAGGGAAAACTGCAAGTACCTGCACCCTCCAGCCCACTTAAAGACCCAGCTGGAGATCAATGGCAGAAACAACTTGATCCAGCAGAAGAACATGGCTATGCTCGCCCAACAGATGCATCTCGCCAACGCTATGATGCCTGGCACGCAGCTATCACCTATGGTGAGAGGATACACACGTATGAACACACCACAGCTACTGCCCACG CCAATGTTCTCGATGTCGCCGGGCATGGCCACCAATGccagtgcagcagcagccttTAATCCCTACCTGAGCCCTATGTCACCAGGTCTGATGCCCCAAGAGATAATGCCCAGCGCCCAAGTCCTCATGGCCTCCAGTCCCAACGTCAGCCAAGTCCCCAACGCTGCAGCCGCTGCAGCCCAGAAGCTGCTGAGAACAGATAGACttgag GTGTGTCGCGAATATCAGAGGGGCAACTGCTCTCGCGGGGAGACCGACTGTCGCTTCGCCCACCCCGCAGACAGCACCATGATCGACACCAACGACAACACCGTCACCGTGTGCATGGACTACATCAAGGGTCGGTGCTCTCGGGAAAAGTGCAAGTACTTTCACCCGCCGGCTCATCTGCAGGCCAAAATAAAGGCTGCCCAGCACCAGGTGAACCAGGCCACAGCCGCCGCGGCCATG GGCATCGCTCCTAGTGTCATGGCTCCCATGCCCAAGCGGGCAGCCCTGGAGAAGGCCAACGGGGCCACTGCCATGTTTAACACCAGCATGCTCCAGTACCAACAGGCCCTGGCCAGCATGCAGTATCAGCAGCAGGCTGCTTTCCTCCCATCAG GACTCTTCCTTATCAAAGTTGACTACAAACGAATACATGCAATTG ATTCCAATAATATCTGCAGATCATCTGAGTAG
- the LOC134865500 gene encoding muscleblind-like protein 1 isoform X14, with protein sequence MAMSMAHIRDTKWLTLEVCREFQRGTCSRSDQECKFAHPAKSCQVDNGRVIACFDSLKGRCSRENCKYLHPPAHLKTQLEINGRNNLIQQKNMAMLAQQMHLANAMMPGTQLSPMVRGYTRMNTPQLLPTPMFSMSPGMATNASAAAAFNPYLSPMSPGLMPQEIMPSAQVLMASSPNVSQVPNAAAAAAQKLLRTDRLEVCREYQRGNCSRGETDCRFAHPADSTMIDTNDNTVTVCMDYIKGRCSREKCKYFHPPAHLQAKIKAAQHQVNQATAAAAMTQSAVKSLKRPLDATFDLGIAPSVMAPMPKRAALEKANGATAMFNTSMLQYQQALASMQYQQQAAFLPSVDYKRIHAIDSNNICRSSE encoded by the exons ATGGCCATGAGCATGGCACACATCCGTGACACGAAGTGGCTGACCCTTGAGGTTTGTAGGGAGTTCCAGAGGGGCACATGCTCGCGTTCGGACCAGGAGTGCAAGTTCGCTCATCCCGCCAAGAGCTGTCAGGTGGACAATGGACGGGTCATCGCTTGCTTCGACTCACTCAAG GGCCGTTGTTCCAGGGAAAACTGCAAGTACCTGCACCCTCCAGCCCACTTAAAGACCCAGCTGGAGATCAATGGCAGAAACAACTTGATCCAGCAGAAGAACATGGCTATGCTCGCCCAACAGATGCATCTCGCCAACGCTATGATGCCTGGCACGCAGCTATCACCTATGGTGAGAGGATACACACGTATGAACACACCACAGCTACTGCCCACG CCAATGTTCTCGATGTCGCCGGGCATGGCCACCAATGccagtgcagcagcagccttTAATCCCTACCTGAGCCCTATGTCACCAGGTCTGATGCCCCAAGAGATAATGCCCAGCGCCCAAGTCCTCATGGCCTCCAGTCCCAACGTCAGCCAAGTCCCCAACGCTGCAGCCGCTGCAGCCCAGAAGCTGCTGAGAACAGATAGACttgag GTGTGTCGCGAATATCAGAGGGGCAACTGCTCTCGCGGGGAGACCGACTGTCGCTTCGCCCACCCCGCAGACAGCACCATGATCGACACCAACGACAACACCGTCACCGTGTGCATGGACTACATCAAGGGTCGGTGCTCTCGGGAAAAGTGCAAGTACTTTCACCCGCCGGCTCATCTGCAGGCCAAAATAAAGGCTGCCCAGCACCAGGTGAACCAGGCCACAGCCGCCGCGGCCATG ACTCAGTCGGCTGTCAAATCACTGAAGCGACCCCTCGACGCAACCTTTGACCTG GGCATCGCTCCTAGTGTCATGGCTCCCATGCCCAAGCGGGCAGCCCTGGAGAAGGCCAACGGGGCCACTGCCATGTTTAACACCAGCATGCTCCAGTACCAACAGGCCCTGGCCAGCATGCAGTATCAGCAGCAGGCTGCTTTCCTCCCATCAG TTGACTACAAACGAATACATGCAATTG ATTCCAATAATATCTGCAGATCATCTGAGTAG
- the LOC134865500 gene encoding muscleblind-like protein 1 isoform X13, translated as MAMSMAHIRDTKWLTLEVCREFQRGTCSRSDQECKFAHPAKSCQVDNGRVIACFDSLKGRCSRENCKYLHPPAHLKTQLEINGRNNLIQQKNMAMLAQQMHLANAMMPGTQLSPMVRGYTRMNTPQLLPTPMFSMSPGMATNASAAAAFNPYLSPMSPGLMPQEIMPSAQVLMASSPNVSQVPNAAAAAAQKLLRTDRLEVCREYQRGNCSRGETDCRFAHPADSTMIDTNDNTVTVCMDYIKGRCSREKCKYFHPPAHLQAKIKAAQHQVNQATAAAAMTQSAVKSLKRPLDATFDLGIAPSVMAPMPKRAALEKANGATAMFNTSMLQYQQALASMQYQQQAAFLPSGLFLIKVDYKRIHAIDSNNICRSSE; from the exons ATGGCCATGAGCATGGCACACATCCGTGACACGAAGTGGCTGACCCTTGAGGTTTGTAGGGAGTTCCAGAGGGGCACATGCTCGCGTTCGGACCAGGAGTGCAAGTTCGCTCATCCCGCCAAGAGCTGTCAGGTGGACAATGGACGGGTCATCGCTTGCTTCGACTCACTCAAG GGCCGTTGTTCCAGGGAAAACTGCAAGTACCTGCACCCTCCAGCCCACTTAAAGACCCAGCTGGAGATCAATGGCAGAAACAACTTGATCCAGCAGAAGAACATGGCTATGCTCGCCCAACAGATGCATCTCGCCAACGCTATGATGCCTGGCACGCAGCTATCACCTATGGTGAGAGGATACACACGTATGAACACACCACAGCTACTGCCCACG CCAATGTTCTCGATGTCGCCGGGCATGGCCACCAATGccagtgcagcagcagccttTAATCCCTACCTGAGCCCTATGTCACCAGGTCTGATGCCCCAAGAGATAATGCCCAGCGCCCAAGTCCTCATGGCCTCCAGTCCCAACGTCAGCCAAGTCCCCAACGCTGCAGCCGCTGCAGCCCAGAAGCTGCTGAGAACAGATAGACttgag GTGTGTCGCGAATATCAGAGGGGCAACTGCTCTCGCGGGGAGACCGACTGTCGCTTCGCCCACCCCGCAGACAGCACCATGATCGACACCAACGACAACACCGTCACCGTGTGCATGGACTACATCAAGGGTCGGTGCTCTCGGGAAAAGTGCAAGTACTTTCACCCGCCGGCTCATCTGCAGGCCAAAATAAAGGCTGCCCAGCACCAGGTGAACCAGGCCACAGCCGCCGCGGCCATG ACTCAGTCGGCTGTCAAATCACTGAAGCGACCCCTCGACGCAACCTTTGACCTG GGCATCGCTCCTAGTGTCATGGCTCCCATGCCCAAGCGGGCAGCCCTGGAGAAGGCCAACGGGGCCACTGCCATGTTTAACACCAGCATGCTCCAGTACCAACAGGCCCTGGCCAGCATGCAGTATCAGCAGCAGGCTGCTTTCCTCCCATCAG GACTCTTCCTTATCAAAGTTGACTACAAACGAATACATGCAATTG ATTCCAATAATATCTGCAGATCATCTGAGTAG
- the LOC134865500 gene encoding muscleblind-like protein 1 isoform X6, which yields MAMSMAHIRDTKWLTLEVCREFQRGTCSRSDQECKFAHPAKSCQVDNGRVIACFDSLKGRCSRENCKYLHPPAHLKTQLEINGRNNLIQQKNMAMLAQQMHLANAMMPGTQLSPMVRGYTRMNTPQLLPTPMFSMSPGMATNASAAAAFNPYLSPMSPGLMPQEIMPSAQVLMASSPNVSQVPNAAAAAAQKLLRTDRLEVCREYQRGNCSRGETDCRFAHPADSTMIDTNDNTVTVCMDYIKGRCSREKCKYFHPPAHLQAKIKAAQHQVNQATAAAAMTQSAVKSLKRPLDATFDLGIAPSVMAPMPKRAALEKANGATAMFNTSMLQYQQALASMQYQQQAAFLPSVPMMHGGSPATVSAATTSATSPFQTASTNQLTTNEYMQLIPIISADHLSSHKYLTQM from the exons ATGGCCATGAGCATGGCACACATCCGTGACACGAAGTGGCTGACCCTTGAGGTTTGTAGGGAGTTCCAGAGGGGCACATGCTCGCGTTCGGACCAGGAGTGCAAGTTCGCTCATCCCGCCAAGAGCTGTCAGGTGGACAATGGACGGGTCATCGCTTGCTTCGACTCACTCAAG GGCCGTTGTTCCAGGGAAAACTGCAAGTACCTGCACCCTCCAGCCCACTTAAAGACCCAGCTGGAGATCAATGGCAGAAACAACTTGATCCAGCAGAAGAACATGGCTATGCTCGCCCAACAGATGCATCTCGCCAACGCTATGATGCCTGGCACGCAGCTATCACCTATGGTGAGAGGATACACACGTATGAACACACCACAGCTACTGCCCACG CCAATGTTCTCGATGTCGCCGGGCATGGCCACCAATGccagtgcagcagcagccttTAATCCCTACCTGAGCCCTATGTCACCAGGTCTGATGCCCCAAGAGATAATGCCCAGCGCCCAAGTCCTCATGGCCTCCAGTCCCAACGTCAGCCAAGTCCCCAACGCTGCAGCCGCTGCAGCCCAGAAGCTGCTGAGAACAGATAGACttgag GTGTGTCGCGAATATCAGAGGGGCAACTGCTCTCGCGGGGAGACCGACTGTCGCTTCGCCCACCCCGCAGACAGCACCATGATCGACACCAACGACAACACCGTCACCGTGTGCATGGACTACATCAAGGGTCGGTGCTCTCGGGAAAAGTGCAAGTACTTTCACCCGCCGGCTCATCTGCAGGCCAAAATAAAGGCTGCCCAGCACCAGGTGAACCAGGCCACAGCCGCCGCGGCCATG ACTCAGTCGGCTGTCAAATCACTGAAGCGACCCCTCGACGCAACCTTTGACCTG GGCATCGCTCCTAGTGTCATGGCTCCCATGCCCAAGCGGGCAGCCCTGGAGAAGGCCAACGGGGCCACTGCCATGTTTAACACCAGCATGCTCCAGTACCAACAGGCCCTGGCCAGCATGCAGTATCAGCAGCAGGCTGCTTTCCTCCCATCAG TTCCCATGATGCATGGTGGTTCTCCAGCCACTGTGTCTGCAGCCACCACATCTGCCACAAGCCCCTTCCAAACTGCCTCCACCAATCAG TTGACTACAAACGAATACATGCAATTG ATTCCAATAATATCTGCAGATCATCTGAGTAGTCACAAGTACTTGACTCAAATGTAG
- the LOC134865500 gene encoding muscleblind-like protein 1 isoform X2 encodes MAMSMAHIRDTKWLTLEVCREFQRGTCSRSDQECKFAHPAKSCQVDNGRVIACFDSLKGRCSRENCKYLHPPAHLKTQLEINGRNNLIQQKNMAMLAQQMHLANAMMPGTQLSPMVRGYTRMNTPQLLPTPMFSMSPGMATNASAAAAFNPYLSPMSPGLMPQEIMPSAQVLMASSPNVSQVPNAAAAAAQKLLRTDRLEVCREYQRGNCSRGETDCRFAHPADSTMIDTNDNTVTVCMDYIKGRCSREKCKYFHPPAHLQAKIKAAQHQVNQATAAAAMTQSAVKSLKRPLDATFDLGIAPSVMAPMPKRAALEKANGATAMFNTSMLQYQQALASMQYQQQAAFLPSGSILCMAPTASVVPMMHGGSPATVSAATTSATSPFQTASTNQLTTNEYMQLIPIISADHLSSHKYLTQM; translated from the exons ATGGCCATGAGCATGGCACACATCCGTGACACGAAGTGGCTGACCCTTGAGGTTTGTAGGGAGTTCCAGAGGGGCACATGCTCGCGTTCGGACCAGGAGTGCAAGTTCGCTCATCCCGCCAAGAGCTGTCAGGTGGACAATGGACGGGTCATCGCTTGCTTCGACTCACTCAAG GGCCGTTGTTCCAGGGAAAACTGCAAGTACCTGCACCCTCCAGCCCACTTAAAGACCCAGCTGGAGATCAATGGCAGAAACAACTTGATCCAGCAGAAGAACATGGCTATGCTCGCCCAACAGATGCATCTCGCCAACGCTATGATGCCTGGCACGCAGCTATCACCTATGGTGAGAGGATACACACGTATGAACACACCACAGCTACTGCCCACG CCAATGTTCTCGATGTCGCCGGGCATGGCCACCAATGccagtgcagcagcagccttTAATCCCTACCTGAGCCCTATGTCACCAGGTCTGATGCCCCAAGAGATAATGCCCAGCGCCCAAGTCCTCATGGCCTCCAGTCCCAACGTCAGCCAAGTCCCCAACGCTGCAGCCGCTGCAGCCCAGAAGCTGCTGAGAACAGATAGACttgag GTGTGTCGCGAATATCAGAGGGGCAACTGCTCTCGCGGGGAGACCGACTGTCGCTTCGCCCACCCCGCAGACAGCACCATGATCGACACCAACGACAACACCGTCACCGTGTGCATGGACTACATCAAGGGTCGGTGCTCTCGGGAAAAGTGCAAGTACTTTCACCCGCCGGCTCATCTGCAGGCCAAAATAAAGGCTGCCCAGCACCAGGTGAACCAGGCCACAGCCGCCGCGGCCATG ACTCAGTCGGCTGTCAAATCACTGAAGCGACCCCTCGACGCAACCTTTGACCTG GGCATCGCTCCTAGTGTCATGGCTCCCATGCCCAAGCGGGCAGCCCTGGAGAAGGCCAACGGGGCCACTGCCATGTTTAACACCAGCATGCTCCAGTACCAACAGGCCCTGGCCAGCATGCAGTATCAGCAGCAGGCTGCTTTCCTCCCATCAG GCTCAATATTGTGCATGGCACCTACAGCCAGCGTTG TTCCCATGATGCATGGTGGTTCTCCAGCCACTGTGTCTGCAGCCACCACATCTGCCACAAGCCCCTTCCAAACTGCCTCCACCAATCAG TTGACTACAAACGAATACATGCAATTG ATTCCAATAATATCTGCAGATCATCTGAGTAGTCACAAGTACTTGACTCAAATGTAG